In one window of Caenimonas aquaedulcis DNA:
- a CDS encoding sulfite oxidase heme-binding subunit YedZ, translating into MNLRQSLLRPPAKALLFTLALLPFAWLVYAVATNNLGANPQEYLIRSTGDWTLRFLCLTLAVTPLRVITSTPALARFRRMLGLFVYFYVVLHLLSYSWFDMGFDVADIAKDIAKRPFILVGFSAFVLLTPLAATSFNRAVKAMGAKRWQALHKLVYGVAGLAILHFFWMRAGKHNFAEVAVYAAILASLLGWRAWQWAVRKRAARTASGRPAFRARG; encoded by the coding sequence ATGAATTTACGCCAGTCCCTGCTCCGGCCGCCGGCGAAGGCACTTCTGTTCACGCTGGCATTGCTGCCCTTCGCGTGGCTCGTCTATGCCGTCGCCACGAACAATCTCGGCGCGAATCCGCAGGAGTACCTGATCCGGTCCACCGGCGACTGGACGCTTCGCTTCCTGTGCCTCACGCTCGCGGTCACGCCCCTGCGGGTCATCACTTCCACCCCCGCGCTCGCGCGTTTCCGCCGCATGCTGGGGCTGTTCGTCTACTTCTACGTCGTGCTGCACCTGCTGAGCTACAGCTGGTTCGACATGGGGTTCGACGTCGCGGACATCGCCAAGGACATCGCCAAGCGTCCATTCATCCTTGTGGGCTTTTCGGCCTTCGTGTTGTTGACTCCGCTGGCGGCCACTTCGTTCAATCGCGCGGTCAAGGCGATGGGGGCGAAACGCTGGCAGGCGCTGCACAAGCTGGTCTATGGGGTCGCCGGCCTGGCGATCCTGCACTTCTTCTGGATGCGGGCGGGCAAGCACAACTTCGCCGAAGTGGCGGTCTACGCGGCGATCCTCGCCAGCTTGCTGGGCTGGCGCGCGTGGCAGTGGGCGGTCAGGAAACGAGCCGCTCGGACCGCATCTGGTCGGCCGGCGTTTCGCGCTCGCGGATGA
- the ccsB gene encoding c-type cytochrome biogenesis protein CcsB → MNTATTTLTLHEGFFTRRSAFDWVFAALVVLGGAYGFARYAGYMDVYEKGILIAAVPAAIWVGWFWRPLRTLMLSVAVFSLLAIVAYQGSLERADSFFWLKYFLSSQSAILWMSVLFFMSTVFYWIGMFSPREGTSMERIGSRLAWVAVGMALIGTMVRWYESYLIGADIGHIPVSNLYEVFVLFCWLTTTFYLYFEDQYRTRSLGAFVMLVVSAAVGFLLWYTVVREAHEIQPLVPALKSWWMKLHVPANFIGYGTFSLSAMVAFAYLIKQQADERRWYKLTPLWLLGFALCFVPIAFRQRVAEAGGSYWVGYAAISSLIAAGILAGRRKIASRLPAFEVLDDVMYKSIAVGFAFFTIATVLGALWAAEAWGGYWSWDPKETWALIVWLNYAAWLHMRLMKGLRGTVSAWWALAGLAVTTFAFLGVNMFLSGLHSYGTL, encoded by the coding sequence ATGAATACCGCCACCACCACGCTCACCCTGCACGAGGGTTTCTTCACGCGCCGCAGCGCGTTCGACTGGGTCTTCGCAGCCCTCGTCGTGCTCGGCGGCGCCTACGGCTTCGCGCGGTACGCGGGCTACATGGACGTCTACGAGAAGGGCATCCTCATCGCCGCCGTGCCGGCCGCCATCTGGGTCGGCTGGTTCTGGCGCCCCCTTCGCACGCTGATGCTGTCGGTGGCGGTGTTCTCGCTGCTTGCGATCGTGGCCTACCAGGGCAGCCTGGAACGCGCCGACTCATTTTTCTGGCTGAAGTACTTCCTGTCCAGCCAGTCCGCCATCCTCTGGATGAGCGTGCTCTTTTTCATGAGCACGGTGTTCTACTGGATCGGCATGTTCTCGCCGCGCGAAGGCACGTCGATGGAGCGCATCGGATCGCGGCTGGCGTGGGTGGCGGTGGGCATGGCGCTCATCGGGACGATGGTGCGCTGGTACGAGAGCTACCTCATCGGCGCGGACATCGGGCACATCCCGGTGAGCAACCTGTACGAAGTGTTCGTGCTGTTCTGCTGGCTGACGACGACCTTCTACCTGTACTTCGAAGACCAGTACCGGACGCGTTCGCTGGGCGCTTTCGTCATGCTCGTGGTGAGCGCCGCGGTGGGTTTCCTCCTTTGGTACACGGTGGTGCGCGAGGCCCACGAGATCCAGCCGCTCGTGCCCGCGCTCAAGAGCTGGTGGATGAAGCTGCACGTGCCCGCGAACTTCATCGGCTACGGCACTTTCTCGCTGTCCGCGATGGTCGCCTTTGCCTACCTGATCAAGCAGCAGGCCGATGAGCGCCGCTGGTACAAGCTGACGCCGCTGTGGCTGCTGGGATTCGCGCTGTGCTTCGTGCCGATCGCGTTCCGCCAGCGCGTGGCGGAGGCGGGCGGCAGCTACTGGGTCGGGTACGCGGCCATTTCCTCGCTGATCGCCGCGGGCATCCTCGCGGGCCGCCGCAAGATCGCGTCGCGCCTGCCTGCGTTCGAAGTGCTGGACGACGTGATGTACAAGTCCATCGCGGTCGGCTTCGCCTTCTTCACGATCGCCACCGTGCTGGGTGCCTTGTGGGCCGCCGAAGCCTGGGGCGGCTACTGGAGCTGGGACCCGAAGGAGACCTGGGCGCTGATCGTGTGGCTCAACTACGCCGCCTGGCTGCACATGCGCCTCATGAAGGGATTGCGCGGCACGGTGTCGGCGTGGTGGGCGCTGGCGGGCCTGGCCGTGACGACCTTCGCCTTTCTCGGCGTGAACATGTTCCTCTCCGGGCTGCACAGCTACGGCACCCTGTAG
- the lptM gene encoding LPS translocon maturation chaperone LptM, which produces MRLVLQILVVPSLRRVVLAAGVVGSLAACGQRGPLFLPTGAPAENRATLTQILAPSIAPAPGAPASAPPVTGTASPLPSQ; this is translated from the coding sequence ATGCGCCTCGTTCTCCAAATTCTAGTGGTCCCATCCCTGCGCCGTGTTGTCCTTGCCGCAGGAGTGGTCGGATCGCTGGCCGCCTGCGGACAGCGCGGGCCGCTCTTCCTTCCCACCGGGGCGCCCGCCGAGAACCGGGCGACACTCACCCAGATCCTGGCCCCCTCCATCGCTCCCGCCCCTGGAGCTCCCGCCTCGGCACCGCCCGTGACCGGCACCGCATCGCCCCTTCCTTCCCAATGA
- a CDS encoding cupin domain-containing protein, with protein sequence MPPPGFHPATIDPKDLQPAPIDPGWIISGTPQARAVELARSPDGTCTSAQWDCTAGTFYWYFWNEETVHILEGRVHVRDCSGREFTLKAGDVANLPANKWMVWRVDEYVRKLAHCRYPVPRPFGRLVRTWQAIRTKFGLKRMRPHPVAGLAAALVCMWSMAEV encoded by the coding sequence TTGCCACCACCCGGATTTCACCCCGCCACCATCGACCCGAAGGACCTGCAGCCTGCCCCGATCGACCCCGGCTGGATCATCTCCGGGACCCCGCAGGCGCGGGCCGTCGAACTGGCCCGCAGCCCGGATGGCACCTGCACTTCCGCGCAATGGGACTGCACGGCCGGCACGTTTTACTGGTATTTCTGGAACGAGGAAACCGTTCACATCCTGGAGGGCCGTGTTCACGTGCGCGATTGTTCGGGCCGCGAATTTACCCTGAAAGCGGGTGACGTCGCCAACCTGCCCGCCAACAAGTGGATGGTGTGGCGTGTGGACGAGTACGTGCGCAAGCTGGCGCACTGCCGTTATCCGGTGCCGCGCCCTTTCGGGCGTCTGGTGCGCACGTGGCAGGCCATCCGGACGAAGTTCGGGCTCAAGCGCATGCGGCCGCACCCGGTCGCCGGCCTGGCTGCGGCGCTGGTGTGCATGTGGTCGATGGCGGAGGTTTAA
- the msrP gene encoding protein-methionine-sulfoxide reductase catalytic subunit MsrP: MLIKSDKNGFIHPATSEITPHAVYRDRREILQLMASGVAGSALALWASRQAHAQTPRPGKLAPLAGAKSQVAGATVMEKLTDYKDSTTYNNFYEFGTDKSDPAKNAHTLKTAPWTVEVDGLVKKPAKYAIEDLLKLSAQEERIYRLRCVEGWSMVIPWVGYSLSNLIAKVEPLGNAKYVEFISQADPKTMPFVGSRVLDWPYVEALRMDEAMHPLTLLCFGMYGEVLPNQNGAPVRLVVPWKYGFKSGKSLVRIRFTDKEPKTAWNKAAANEYGFYSNVNPDVDHPRWSQATERRIGEDGLFAKKRKTLLFNGYEAQVGQLYAGMDLKKNF, translated from the coding sequence ATGCTGATCAAGAGCGACAAGAACGGTTTCATCCATCCCGCGACGAGCGAGATCACGCCGCACGCGGTGTATCGCGACCGGCGCGAGATCCTGCAACTCATGGCCTCCGGCGTGGCGGGCTCCGCGCTCGCGTTGTGGGCCTCGCGCCAGGCACACGCGCAGACTCCCCGCCCGGGCAAGCTGGCGCCGCTCGCCGGCGCGAAGTCGCAGGTGGCGGGTGCCACGGTGATGGAAAAGCTCACGGACTACAAGGATTCGACCACCTACAACAACTTCTACGAGTTCGGCACGGACAAGTCCGACCCCGCGAAGAACGCGCATACGCTCAAGACCGCGCCCTGGACGGTCGAGGTCGACGGGCTCGTGAAGAAGCCCGCGAAATACGCGATCGAAGACCTGCTGAAACTGAGCGCGCAGGAAGAACGCATCTACCGCCTGCGCTGCGTGGAAGGCTGGTCGATGGTGATCCCGTGGGTCGGCTATTCGCTGTCGAACCTGATCGCCAAAGTGGAACCCCTCGGCAATGCGAAATACGTGGAGTTCATCTCGCAGGCCGACCCGAAGACCATGCCTTTCGTCGGCTCGCGCGTGCTCGACTGGCCCTACGTCGAGGCCCTGCGCATGGACGAGGCGATGCACCCGCTCACGCTGCTGTGCTTCGGCATGTACGGCGAGGTGCTTCCCAACCAGAACGGCGCACCCGTGCGGCTGGTGGTGCCGTGGAAGTACGGCTTCAAGAGCGGAAAGAGCCTCGTGCGCATCCGCTTCACCGACAAGGAGCCGAAGACCGCGTGGAACAAGGCGGCGGCGAACGAGTACGGTTTCTATTCGAACGTAAACCCGGATGTGGACCATCCGCGCTGGTCGCAGGCCACCGAGCGCCGGATCGGCGAAGACGGCCTCTTCGCGAAAAAGCGCAAGACCCTGTTGTTCAATGGATACGAGGCGCAGGTCGGCCAGCTCTATGCGGGCATGGACCTGAAGAAGAATTTCTAG
- the lysA gene encoding diaminopimelate decarboxylase, whose amino-acid sequence MTTSTLPGHPHFSYRGDALFAEDVAVSRLAAEFGTPLFVYSKASMLDALAAYQRGFEGRAAKICYAMKANSSLAILQVFARAGCGFDIVSGGELERVLAVGGAPSDIIFSGVGKTRAEMQRALALGIGCFNVESEPELDVLNAVAVAAGKVAPVSIRVNPDVDPKTHPYISTGLKGNKFGVAHDRTLAAYRHAAALPGLKVVGIDCHIGSQITTEAPYLDTMDRMLDLVQAIESAGIALKHIDFGGGLGISYNGDQPPQADALWHKLLAKVDARGFGDRQLMIEPGRSLVGNAGLCLTEVLYLKPGESKNFCIVDAAMNDLPRPAMYQAFHAIVPAQRSTGTPHTYDVVGPVCESGDWIGRDRELAVEPGSHLAVLSAGAYCMSMASNYNTRGRAAEVLVDGTSATLIRERETPADQMRSERLVS is encoded by the coding sequence ATGACCACTTCCACGCTGCCGGGCCACCCGCACTTCTCCTATCGCGGCGACGCGCTCTTCGCGGAGGACGTCGCAGTGTCGCGCCTGGCCGCCGAGTTCGGCACGCCCCTCTTCGTGTACTCGAAGGCGTCGATGCTCGATGCGCTGGCCGCCTACCAGCGCGGCTTCGAAGGCCGCGCCGCGAAGATCTGCTATGCGATGAAGGCCAACTCGTCGCTCGCGATCCTGCAGGTGTTCGCGCGCGCGGGTTGCGGCTTCGACATCGTGTCAGGCGGTGAGCTCGAGCGCGTGCTCGCCGTGGGCGGCGCGCCCTCGGACATCATCTTCTCCGGCGTGGGCAAGACACGCGCGGAGATGCAGCGGGCGCTCGCGCTGGGCATCGGCTGCTTCAACGTCGAAAGCGAGCCCGAGCTCGACGTGCTGAATGCAGTTGCCGTGGCCGCAGGCAAGGTCGCGCCCGTGAGCATCCGCGTCAACCCGGACGTCGACCCGAAAACGCACCCCTACATCTCCACCGGCCTGAAGGGCAACAAGTTCGGCGTCGCGCACGATCGCACCCTCGCGGCCTACCGTCATGCCGCCGCGTTGCCCGGCCTGAAGGTGGTGGGCATCGACTGCCACATCGGCTCGCAGATCACGACCGAAGCGCCGTACCTGGACACCATGGACCGCATGCTCGACCTGGTGCAGGCCATCGAGTCCGCGGGCATTGCGCTCAAGCACATCGACTTCGGCGGTGGCCTGGGCATCTCCTACAACGGCGACCAGCCTCCACAAGCGGATGCGCTGTGGCACAAGCTGCTGGCCAAGGTGGACGCGCGTGGGTTCGGCGACAGGCAGCTCATGATCGAGCCGGGCCGCTCGCTCGTCGGGAATGCAGGGTTATGCCTGACGGAGGTGCTGTACCTCAAGCCCGGGGAATCGAAAAATTTCTGCATCGTCGATGCGGCCATGAACGACCTGCCGCGGCCCGCGATGTATCAAGCGTTCCACGCGATCGTGCCGGCGCAGCGCTCGACTGGGACGCCCCACACGTACGACGTCGTGGGACCGGTCTGCGAAAGCGGCGACTGGATCGGCCGCGACCGTGAACTGGCCGTCGAGCCCGGCAGCCACCTCGCCGTGCTGTCAGCCGGCGCGTACTGCATGAGCATGGCCAGCAACTACAACACGCGCGGACGCGCGGCCGAAGTGCTCGTGGACGGCACGAGCGCCACCCTCATCCGCGAGCGCGAAACGCCGGCCGACCAGATGCGGTCCGAGCGGCTCGTTTCCTGA
- the cyaY gene encoding iron donor protein CyaY, which yields MTDPEFMDRAEALLQSVEASCDRINDETDADIDNQRVGGMVTLVFRNGTQIIVNLQKPLHEVWMAAKAGGFHYKFDGERWMDTKGNGEFFENLTRYAAQQAGQPLHFA from the coding sequence ATGACCGACCCTGAATTCATGGACCGCGCCGAAGCGCTGCTGCAAAGCGTCGAAGCGAGTTGCGATCGCATCAACGACGAAACCGATGCCGACATCGACAACCAGCGCGTCGGCGGCATGGTGACGCTCGTGTTTCGCAACGGCACGCAGATCATCGTGAACCTGCAAAAGCCGCTGCACGAAGTGTGGATGGCCGCGAAGGCCGGCGGCTTCCACTACAAGTTCGACGGCGAGCGCTGGATGGACACCAAGGGCAACGGCGAGTTCTTCGAGAACCTCACGCGCTACGCGGCGCAGCAGGCGGGGCAGCCGCTGCATTTCGCGTAA
- a CDS encoding penicillin-binding protein 1A, producing MPSESPAGESGSSPALTGWKRTLLRLTLWAFGLLFAGVASVLIIVGVALSVAYPNLPDISDLSDYRPKLPLRVYSADNVLIGEFGEERRNMTPIADIPQVMKNAVLAIEDARFYSHGGVDYKGLLRAALANLGRAKSQGASTITMQVARNVYLSSEKTFTRKLYEVLLTFKLEHQLSKDQILEIYMNQIFLGNRAYGFAAAADAYFGKPLKDLTVAEAAMLAGLPKAPSAYNPISNPTRARARQQYIIERMEENGFITAQEAEAAKKQELAIRTSQDNTKVHAEYIAETVRQLMYAQYGDEAYTRGLNVFTTVNAVQQDAAYRALRKGIMDYERRQIYRGPEEFIELPPDGKDADDAIDDALAEHPDNGDVMSAVVLEANPKKIVAVRLNSEKLEIVGEGLRPATSGLSDKAPPKIKIRRGAVIRVARTPKNTWEITQLPEVEGAFVALDPRDGAIHALVGGFDFNKNKFNHVTQAWRQPGSGFKPFIYSAALEKGFTPSTVVNDAPLFFDAGVTGGQPWEPKNYDGKFEGPMPLHSALAKSKNMVSIRILQAVGTQNAQDWITRFGFEAEKHPPYLTMALGAGSVTPMQMATGYAVFANGGYRVNPWLVTKITDQKGKVLVESQPPLPNESVRAIDARNAFIMERLLQEVARSGTAARAQSVLKRPDLYGKTGTTNDSIDTWFNGFQPTQVAIVWMGYDTPRSLGDRETGGGLSLPVWINYMETALKGVPVMEPAVPEGVINVGGEWYYEEYARGGGVSNLGGTSAEGTPSATPGAAGAPGSPGGPTVPRGPDDKSLMNSDGLPPNRPAQSPSDERRSILDLFRN from the coding sequence ATGCCTTCTGAATCTCCTGCCGGCGAGTCCGGATCGTCCCCCGCCCTCACCGGCTGGAAACGCACACTGCTCAGGCTGACGCTCTGGGCCTTCGGCCTGCTGTTCGCGGGCGTCGCCTCCGTGCTCATCATCGTCGGCGTCGCGCTGTCGGTCGCCTATCCGAACTTGCCCGATATCAGCGACCTGTCGGACTACCGGCCCAAGCTGCCGCTGCGGGTCTATTCGGCCGACAACGTGCTGATCGGCGAATTCGGCGAGGAGCGGCGCAACATGACGCCGATCGCCGACATCCCCCAGGTCATGAAGAACGCCGTCCTCGCGATCGAGGACGCCCGCTTCTATTCCCACGGCGGCGTCGACTACAAGGGCCTCTTGCGCGCCGCGCTGGCCAACCTCGGCCGGGCGAAAAGCCAGGGCGCCTCCACGATCACGATGCAGGTGGCGCGAAACGTCTACCTGTCGTCCGAGAAGACGTTCACACGAAAGCTCTACGAGGTGCTGCTGACCTTCAAGCTGGAGCACCAGCTGAGCAAGGACCAGATCCTCGAGATCTACATGAACCAGATCTTCCTGGGCAACCGCGCCTATGGCTTCGCCGCCGCGGCCGACGCCTATTTCGGCAAACCACTCAAGGACCTGACGGTCGCGGAAGCGGCCATGCTCGCGGGCCTGCCGAAGGCACCCTCCGCGTACAACCCCATCAGCAACCCGACCCGGGCGCGCGCGCGCCAGCAGTACATCATCGAGCGCATGGAAGAAAACGGCTTCATCACCGCGCAGGAAGCGGAAGCCGCCAAGAAACAGGAACTCGCGATCCGCACCAGCCAGGACAACACGAAGGTGCACGCCGAATACATTGCCGAGACCGTGCGCCAGCTCATGTATGCGCAGTACGGCGACGAGGCCTACACGCGCGGCCTCAATGTCTTCACCACGGTGAACGCCGTGCAGCAGGACGCCGCGTACCGGGCGCTGCGCAAGGGCATCATGGACTACGAGCGCCGCCAGATCTACCGCGGCCCCGAGGAGTTCATTGAGTTGCCGCCCGACGGCAAGGATGCGGACGACGCGATCGACGACGCGCTGGCCGAGCACCCGGACAACGGCGACGTGATGTCGGCGGTGGTGCTGGAAGCCAACCCGAAGAAGATCGTGGCCGTGCGCCTGAACAGCGAGAAGCTGGAGATCGTCGGCGAAGGCCTGCGACCCGCGACCTCCGGCCTGTCCGACAAGGCGCCGCCCAAGATCAAGATCCGCCGCGGCGCCGTCATCCGGGTGGCGCGCACGCCCAAGAACACCTGGGAGATCACCCAGCTGCCCGAAGTGGAAGGCGCGTTCGTCGCGCTCGATCCGCGCGACGGCGCCATCCATGCCCTCGTGGGCGGCTTCGACTTCAACAAGAACAAGTTCAACCACGTGACGCAGGCCTGGCGCCAGCCGGGCTCGGGCTTCAAGCCCTTCATCTACTCCGCCGCGCTGGAAAAGGGCTTCACGCCCTCCACGGTCGTCAACGACGCGCCCCTCTTCTTCGATGCCGGCGTGACCGGCGGCCAGCCCTGGGAGCCCAAAAACTACGACGGCAAGTTCGAGGGCCCGATGCCGCTGCACTCCGCGCTCGCCAAGTCCAAGAACATGGTGTCCATCCGCATCCTGCAGGCCGTCGGCACGCAGAACGCGCAGGACTGGATCACGCGCTTCGGCTTCGAGGCCGAGAAGCACCCCCCCTACCTCACCATGGCGCTGGGTGCGGGTTCCGTCACGCCGATGCAGATGGCGACGGGCTATGCCGTGTTCGCCAATGGCGGCTACCGCGTGAACCCGTGGCTCGTCACGAAGATCACCGACCAGAAGGGCAAGGTGCTGGTCGAGAGCCAGCCGCCGCTGCCCAACGAGTCGGTGCGGGCCATCGATGCGCGCAACGCCTTCATCATGGAACGCCTGCTGCAGGAAGTCGCGCGTTCGGGGACGGCGGCGCGCGCGCAGTCCGTCCTCAAGCGGCCCGACCTCTATGGCAAGACCGGCACCACCAACGATTCCATCGACACATGGTTCAACGGCTTCCAGCCCACGCAGGTCGCGATCGTCTGGATGGGCTACGACACGCCCCGCTCCCTGGGCGACCGCGAGACCGGCGGCGGCCTCAGCCTGCCCGTCTGGATCAACTACATGGAGACCGCGTTGAAAGGCGTGCCCGTGATGGAACCGGCGGTGCCCGAAGGCGTCATCAACGTGGGCGGCGAGTGGTACTACGAGGAATATGCGCGCGGGGGCGGCGTGAGCAACCTGGGTGGCACGTCGGCGGAAGGCACGCCGTCCGCAACGCCGGGCGCGGCAGGAGCTCCGGGATCTCCGGGGGGACCCACCGTTCCGCGGGGGCCGGACGACAAGAGCCTCATGAATTCGGACGGGCTGCCGCCGAACCGCCCGGCGCAGTCGCCTTCGGACGAGCGCCGCAGCATCCTCGACCTGTTCCGCAACTGA
- a CDS encoding c-type cytochrome has translation MKPFASHVTAALLAACFALPALTASAAESPAAHGPAGAPAAAPAPAPAVAKPDLNLGSTKFTAVCAACHGADGNSGTPVNPKLAQQHPQYLVKQLQEFKAGKRVSPVMQPMAAQLSDADMKNIAFWAASQKAKTGFAKDKDLVALGERIFRGGIADRQVAACASCHSPNGAGIPAQYPRLAGQHADYVATQLTAFRDGARTNSPQMTAVAARLNDREIRAVADYVAGLR, from the coding sequence ATGAAGCCGTTTGCCTCCCACGTGACCGCCGCCTTGCTGGCCGCCTGTTTCGCGCTCCCCGCCCTCACCGCGTCCGCCGCCGAGAGCCCCGCCGCCCACGGCCCGGCCGGCGCGCCTGCCGCGGCGCCCGCGCCTGCGCCGGCGGTCGCCAAGCCCGACCTGAACCTCGGCAGCACGAAGTTCACGGCGGTTTGCGCCGCCTGCCACGGCGCGGACGGCAACTCGGGCACTCCCGTCAACCCGAAGCTCGCGCAGCAGCACCCGCAGTACCTTGTCAAGCAGTTGCAGGAATTCAAGGCCGGCAAGCGCGTGAGCCCCGTGATGCAGCCCATGGCCGCGCAGCTGTCGGACGCCGACATGAAGAACATCGCCTTCTGGGCCGCCTCGCAGAAAGCCAAGACCGGTTTCGCGAAGGACAAGGACCTGGTCGCGCTGGGCGAGCGCATCTTCCGCGGCGGCATCGCCGACCGCCAGGTCGCCGCCTGCGCCAGCTGCCACAGCCCCAACGGCGCCGGCATCCCCGCACAATACCCGCGCCTGGCCGGCCAGCATGCCGACTACGTGGCCACGCAGCTCACGGCCTTCCGTGACGGCGCCCGCACGAACAGCCCGCAGATGACGGCCGTGGCCGCCCGGCTCAATGACAGGGAAATCCGCGCAGTGGCCGATTACGTCGCCGGCCTGCGCTGA
- a CDS encoding cytochrome c biogenesis protein ResB: MTVTTEGLRLPTESRSLRSTVELLSSMRFSISLLTVICIASVIGTVLKQHEPVTNYVNQFGPFWGELFMALRLNAVYSAWWFLLILAFLVASTSLCIARNTPKIFADLKAYKENLREQSLKAFHHRAQTTLPDAPEAAAKRLGGELAGAGWKVKLQQRETGWMLAAKTGGANKIGYLAAHSAIVLVCLGGLMDGDLIVRAQMLLGGKTPYTGGGSITDVNEKHRLPASNPTFRGNVLVSEGTQSGTAVLSQSDGILLQELPFTIELKKFVVDYYSTGMPKLFASDIVIHDRETGEAIPARVEVNHPASHRGIEIYQSSFDDGGSSVKLHAVPMNGAARPFDIEGVIGGSSQLTRGQADADRMTLEYTGLRVINVENFGDNKAGGTDVRKVDLRQAVDARLGAANKTVTKKELRNVGPSIGYKLRDASGQAREFNNYMLPVDMGDGAPVFLMGVRETPSEPFRYLRAPADDQGSLDGFLRLRAALLDPKLRETAVRRYSALATDPSRPELAGQLAASASRALALFAGVDAAAPAGKPAGGLQAISDFMEANVPEPERARAGEVLIRILNGALFQLAQLTREANGQKPLEPNEKTQAFMTQAVLALSDIHAYPAPMAFQLKDFTQVQASVFQVTRGPGRNIVYLGCALLILGVFAMLYIRERRVWIWLAPEAGGTHATLALSSNRQSMDADREFERLKQRLLGITI; the protein is encoded by the coding sequence ATGACCGTCACCACCGAGGGCCTTCGCCTCCCGACCGAATCGCGATCCCTGCGATCGACGGTGGAACTGCTGTCCTCGATGCGGTTCTCGATCTCGCTGCTGACGGTGATCTGCATCGCCTCGGTCATCGGCACGGTGCTCAAGCAGCACGAACCGGTCACCAACTACGTGAACCAGTTCGGCCCCTTCTGGGGCGAGCTTTTCATGGCGCTCAGATTGAACGCGGTGTACAGCGCCTGGTGGTTCCTGCTGATCCTCGCCTTCCTCGTCGCGAGCACCTCGCTGTGCATCGCGCGTAACACGCCGAAGATCTTCGCGGACCTGAAGGCCTACAAGGAGAACCTGCGCGAGCAGAGCCTGAAGGCGTTCCACCACCGTGCGCAAACCACGCTTCCCGATGCGCCCGAGGCGGCCGCGAAGCGGCTGGGCGGCGAGCTCGCGGGGGCGGGCTGGAAGGTCAAGCTGCAGCAGCGCGAGACGGGCTGGATGCTCGCGGCCAAGACCGGTGGCGCCAACAAGATCGGCTATCTCGCGGCGCACAGCGCGATCGTGCTGGTGTGCCTCGGCGGCCTGATGGATGGCGACCTGATCGTGCGCGCGCAGATGCTCCTGGGCGGCAAGACGCCTTACACCGGGGGCGGCTCGATCACCGACGTGAACGAGAAGCACCGTCTGCCCGCGAGCAACCCGACCTTCCGCGGCAACGTGCTGGTGTCCGAGGGCACGCAGTCGGGGACGGCGGTGCTGAGCCAGTCCGACGGCATCCTGCTGCAGGAGCTGCCGTTCACCATCGAGCTCAAGAAGTTCGTCGTGGACTACTACTCGACGGGCATGCCCAAGCTGTTCGCGAGCGACATCGTGATCCATGACCGCGAGACCGGCGAGGCGATTCCGGCGCGCGTGGAGGTGAACCACCCGGCGAGCCATCGCGGCATCGAGATCTACCAGTCCAGCTTCGACGACGGCGGCTCGTCGGTGAAGCTGCACGCCGTGCCGATGAACGGCGCCGCGCGGCCTTTCGACATCGAAGGCGTGATCGGCGGCAGCTCGCAGCTCACCCGGGGCCAGGCCGACGCCGACCGGATGACGCTGGAGTACACCGGCCTGCGCGTCATCAACGTGGAGAACTTCGGCGACAACAAGGCCGGCGGCACCGACGTGCGCAAGGTGGACCTGCGCCAGGCGGTCGACGCGCGCCTGGGCGCCGCCAACAAGACCGTCACGAAGAAGGAGTTGCGCAACGTCGGCCCGAGCATCGGCTACAAGCTGCGCGACGCCTCCGGCCAGGCGCGCGAGTTCAACAATTACATGCTGCCGGTGGACATGGGCGACGGCGCGCCGGTCTTCCTCATGGGCGTGCGCGAAACGCCGTCCGAGCCCTTCCGCTACCTGCGCGCGCCGGCGGACGACCAGGGAAGCCTCGACGGTTTCCTGCGGCTTCGCGCGGCCCTGCTGGACCCCAAGCTGCGCGAGACGGCTGTGCGCCGCTATTCGGCGCTTGCGACCGATCCCTCGCGCCCCGAGCTGGCGGGCCAGCTCGCCGCCTCCGCCAGCCGTGCGCTCGCCCTGTTCGCCGGTGTCGATGCCGCTGCCCCCGCCGGAAAACCGGCCGGGGGCCTGCAGGCGATCTCGGACTTCATGGAGGCCAACGTGCCCGAGCCCGAGCGCGCGCGCGCGGGCGAAGTCCTGATCCGCATCCTGAACGGCGCCCTGTTCCAGCTCGCCCAGCTCACGCGGGAGGCGAACGGGCAGAAACCGCTGGAGCCCAACGAGAAGACGCAGGCCTTCATGACGCAGGCCGTGCTCGCGCTCTCGGACATCCACGCCTATCCCGCGCCGATGGCCTTCCAGCTCAAGGACTTCACACAGGTGCAGGCCAGCGTCTTCCAGGTCACGCGCGGCCCCGGCCGTAACATTGTCTATCTCGGGTGCGCCTTGCTGATCCTGGGCGTTTTTGCCATGCTGTACATCCGCGAGCGCCGGGTTTGGATCTGGCTCGCACCGGAGGCGGGCGGCACGCATGCGACCCTCGCGCTGTCGAGCAACCGCCAGAGCATGGACGCCGACCGCGAGTTCGAGAGGCTGAAGCAACGCCTGCTGGGAATCACCATATGA